The Toxorhynchites rutilus septentrionalis strain SRP chromosome 1, ASM2978413v1, whole genome shotgun sequence genome contains the following window.
tttgtcgatgcatttcctgtttgttccacaaataattactattataatataaaatcatcattagacacagttttcgttcaatgtttctgcgatatcggaaaaaaccctcttatttcatcacataaaataaatattcgatacgttaaagtaaattttcattcctaattttgattttgagagcatgtttattcctcctgaatatccataataattttcgcctcccaatgaaagcacacggagcttaatgccgtctacacgaatatactctttaaaatcagaatccgaattggattacgattcaaataatacaaaagcaagagcagcaggttttccattttcatagtctctatttttagtttttccaaaacaatactcggaacttgacagttcagtatagttgtattggtgaacccgagtgccaacccgtgaaacatctcagtgcgaaactaacagctttcggggcgaactagtgcgacactgagtgaataaaaaacgttttgacagcagttagtgcggcactggggttgaaactgaacaaaaacgaattcgctattagtatcaccaagagcgttttgcatggaccggaagaggtggtaatcacttggagccaggtccggactatacggtgggtgcaataggacatcccatctgagctcccgtagcttctggcgggtcatcaaagatgtttgAGGcctagtggaaaacaacaccattcatattgatcatttctggccgcttctgatcaatcgcctgcttcaaacggtgaagctgctcacagtagagaaccgagttgtgggtctggccatagttgagcagctcatagtggatgattcccttccaatcccaccaaacacagcaaaaccttcctggccgtcaatcagggcttggcgatggtttgggccggctcaccgcgcttcgaccacgacttttttcactttaggttgtcgtacgtgatccacttttcatcaccagtcaccatcttcttcaaaaattggtcgagttcgttccgtttcagcagtgcatcgctggcgttgattcggtctaaaagatttttttgcgtcaactttgCGACTGCGGTAATACATGGATGTTAGGGTCCTATACTTGAATGGCTGAAAGCCTTTTTTCACCTTTCTTCTATACTGTGAGGTTGGTAGCTTGTCAGTAACAGTGTTGCTAAACTGCTTCTGGCTAGTGCAAGGCTTACCTCAATGCGAATGAAGCTTGAGTGTGGAACAATGAGGTCTAGGATGATTGTCTTGACATTGATACACAATCACCGATCAATCTAAACACTTTGTTCGCGCATTTTCGCGTACTTTTACGCAAtgaacatacaaaacaaaacagatgCGTTGGACAGAATCGCGAAACGGTAAAATCGATACTAAAATTGCCAAACAAATCGTGAAAAAACAATCGTAGAATGATAAAAAGTCACAGTACACAGACCGAACATGTGATTGAACGTTGCTACTTTTTCTActtttttgatgtagaactacgtgtttcaagaagggtgccaaattagaaaacaggtcacgtttttatgaaataaagttaacgttaataactattttcactgtgaacgaattctcatgattagcataccaattgaatcggaaattctcgaagatttttttttgatatgctatacattacaattcgctaatctctaaacgggttgaatttatgaaaactgaaagaacttcctttttccctacacatttgttctgccaatttgtgtgctaaccctacccatatttcgaatggtgttgagtacttttgtactcgttattttttcgttgtgcagaccggaatatgtttccctaaaacgtacttttaaactgagaagcctggaaaaatcgtcatttcagacactagaggtgaatgaactttcgcggttcgagaactacgtaaacatgatgTTCGCGCACGAAATAAATTATCTAAGCAAACTATGTTGAATGTCAAATTAGAATTTCGCCTCCATGCCAACCAAACAACCAATGCTACGCAACAGTTAAAACAATACATCAGTAATGTTTGTTCTTATGGTAACCAAACAAATCATACCAAGCAACCGTTAAAACAAATATAACAGCGAATACGATTGGCCACCTCAAATTGTTCGAAgggtataaaatgaaaaccaatctaGGATTTGGATTATTAGTGATCAAAACTTCCAAGTGAAAGTTACAGTTTCCGGCCTCCCAGTGCCAGTGCCAAGTTAGCTactacattccgtggtggcgacgagttccagttcgggccctcccagtgccattgccaagttagctaccacattccgtggtggcgacgagttccagttcgggccctcccagtgccattgccaagttagctaccacattccgtggtggtgacgagttccagttcgggccctcccagtgccattgccaagttagctaccacattccgtggtggtgacgagttccagttcgggccATCCCAGTGCCAAGTTAGCTACTACATTCCGTGGTGGTGACGAGTTCCAGTTCCAGCCCTCCCAGTGCCAGGTTTGCTactacattccgtggtggcAAAGAATCCAGTTCCGGCCATCCCAGTGCCAGGTTTGCTactacattccgtggtggcAAAGAATCCAGTTCCGGCCCTCCCTGTGCCAGTTAGCTACTACAACCGTGGTGGTGACGTGTCCAGTTCCGGCCCTCCCAGTGCTAGGTTTAACTACTACATCCGTGGTGGCGACGAATCCAGTTCCGGTCCTCCCAGCGGCATTGCAAGTGCCAGGATAGCTACTACATCCGTGGTGGTGACGTGTCCAGATCCGGCCCTCCCAAAGCTATTTAGCTACCACATCCCGTGGTGGCGACGTGTCCAGTTCCGGCCCTCCCAGTGCTAGATTTAGCTACTACAACCGTGGTGGCGACGAATACAGTTCCTGCCTTTTGCTGTAAAAGTGGTGGCGTTTCCCATAACAGTTGGCTAGGGAGCCAacacatgagatgtgcaattatTTTAAGAGGGAAgtttaaaatacaatgatcgtttgactatttttccgttcacatattttggtagtcctaggcatcatatgaaacgtaaaaggacgttcatctaatttatttaaaacgaagaacataatctattaaagaaatgtcgatgcattctaaaataatattcgaagtgtaaacaagtggattgcataatataattgcgtagttctacgtcgaaaatatgcggtcgtgtcttagatacaaccccttacaattattttttttcttttttgtaagagattattttaccacatgTTTTCCGTttacattgaacactaatttgatacggagagattaattttcattcataatttatattcgaaaggtgttcattctacctgaaaacttattattatctttgacgcttcactaactcgcAAAACGTTGTTCAACGGTTTGCCGtaaatttcgttttcaccgtgaagtagaAACGGGAATACGCCTACCTTCCTATGTCAAAATTGATTGTGATACGGCACTATcgcatagaaaaaaaatctatttccatTAGCTTGgataatattattcaacaaaaaaatattgtcgTTCATGACAAAAACATGGCTTCAAAAGGATTCGATTGTCGTCAAAACAAACGTTACAAACAATAACATTGGAAAAGTCTTTTTTTCTAACTCACCTGAAACGAGATGTCAGTTTGGGGAATATTAACTGAATTCCTCATTTTCTTCGTCCCCCGGTTCGTACTGTTCGTCGACTATCTTTTTCAAACATTCCCGCGTGGACATCCGCTCCGAATTACATAGCTCGCTATTGCCTATAATCAAATCACTAGCCAATTGTTTCAGTTTCTCTTCCTTAATGATTTTCTGTGCCGCCTTCAGTGTCGAGGAGGAAGATGCCTTCCGCAGGTAGGAAGCTATCTTGGCACGCTTCTCCGTCTGCGGGTCTTCCCGCTCTGTTTCCACGTCTAGAACATCGGCGTTCTCCTTGAGAATTTCTTTGATTTTCTCCCGTCCCCTGGAAGGTTCCTTTGGATTCTCCGTCGGTTTTAGGATTGGCTTCCATTGCCTGTGTCGTATCTTTCGCAATTTTGGAAGTCTATTTTCCTCCACCGCTGGTTCTGCTTCTGCTTCAGTATCTTCAACGCTTTCATCGGTCTGTTCGGGTTCATTCAGCTCTTCCACTTTATCCTCTATGGGCGGTGTTTCGTCATCAACTTCCTCCTCTTCCTCGTCATCATTCTCTCTACCCTCCAAGGCACCTTCGATTTCAATCGGTGGAAACTCGGGATCACTCAGGATGCCGTTGACTCCAATCGTGGTAGTCTCGAGGATATCGTCGAAATTCAACCGTATTCGGTCCGTGCCCACCGAGCTCCGTCGTTGCATAATGAAGATGCACGGCTTAGTTTTGATCTTCACGGGCAGTACCGACTGGTACTGCAACCCGATGCTGCTGAAGCACTCGACGAACTCGAGAATCTCGTGCGTTTGGCTGAGAAGCCGCATCTCGTCCGAGTATTTGTCTCGGGCTTCCGTTAGCAGATAGTCAAAGCTGTGCAGCTTCTCATCGCCCGGAACGAGGTTTTCCTCTTTGCTGTAGCTGGGTGGAAGTAAAAAAAAGGAGATCAAAATTGAAATTAGAGCTGGATTACGGTGGATAAGGATAGAACGCTTACATCCATTGTGGATTGATTTGCGAGAAGCGCGAGACACCGCTCTGGGCCGCCAGATTGTCAATGTGGACGGAGACGTTGGTTCCTCCGGATGCTAGCCGATGGAATCTGCAATGGATATGTTTTCGTAATTTCTGCACATTTTGAATGACTTTTGTGaaggttttgttttgttgtataACTCTTTTTTTCCACTGATTGCATTACGTTTGCCgtataccgcgccacaataatTCTAACTcattacactttttctaagtggTTGTTTTTGTTGCAGTCCTTTTCTGTGGTGTTTTATTTCGGAAACCGTATGGGCTTTGGTCTTCAAAATGTTGAAATCAGTATAAAGTTCAACCGTTCGAAGCAATATGAAAACAAAGCAAACGTTTGTAGTATCACAATTGAAACCCACCTTGAAATAGCAACCCCACCCGGATAGTTGGTACCAGCTACCAGTAGCAGGAACATGGTAAGCAGCGCATTCGCAGCTAGATGACCGATAGCCACAAATGATAGCATTTTGTTCATCCATGTCTTTTGTCGATTGATCCATCTGAAAAAGGTATCCACGGAATAAAATCTTACAATGAGAGAAACCATGGTTCCCTCTCCAATACCCACATCCTATTGCATGCACAAGCCGCCGCCACGTTGAACAGTGGGAAAACGTAGATGATGAAGCGCAGCTCCTTGTGGGGCAGCATCGAGAACAGTAGCACAAACATGACCGCCGGGATGACCAACGATCGTATTCGCGTTTCCAGCACCAGCCCAAATGGAACGAACACCAGCGAAAAACCCATTGCTCGCGGCAGCGCCGAGTAGAGGTACCACAGGAAGGGCGAAGTGCCCCACTCGGAGCTCTTGTTGAGCACTGTGTTAAACCAGAATACTTCGGCCTCCGGCCAGATCG
Protein-coding sequences here:
- the LOC129771040 gene encoding probable Dol-P-Man:Man(7)GlcNAc(2)-PP-Dol alpha-1,6-mannosyltransferase isoform X2; translation: MQYVVRFALASVIAFAWDKLRVTILRRLGVTVSVWYNLITVTQFHFMFYMSRPLPNIMALPLVLLAINYWLTRNIKLFIVCSGAAIIIFRAELAMLLGLYLLYDLYYSRIKLDTVLKAAIPAGILLVILTVAVDSFFWQRPIWPEAEVFWFNTVLNKSSEWGTSPFLWYLYSALPRAMGFSLVFVPFGLVLETRIRSLVIPAVMFVLLFSMLPHKELRFIIYVFPLFNVAAACACNRIWINRQKTWMNKMLSFVAIGHLAANALLTMFLLLVAGTNYPGGVAISRFHRLASGGTNVSVHIDNLAAQSGVSRFSQINPQWIYSKEENLVPGDEKLHSFDYLLTEARDKYSDEMRLLSQTHEILEFVECFSSIGLQYQSVLPVKIKTKPCIFIMQRRSSVGTDRIRLNFDDILETTTIGVNGILSDPEFPPIEIEGALEGRENDDEEEEEVDDETPPIEDKVEELNEPEQTDESVEDTEAEAEPAVEENRLPKLRKIRHRQWKPILKPTENPKEPSRGREKIKEILKENADVLDVETEREDPQTEKRAKIASYLRKASSSSTLKAAQKIIKEEKLKQLASDLIIGNSELCNSERMSTRECLKKIVDEQYEPGDEENEEFS
- the LOC129771040 gene encoding probable Dol-P-Man:Man(7)GlcNAc(2)-PP-Dol alpha-1,6-mannosyltransferase isoform X1, which translates into the protein MALLIFLIAAAHCLYTPFTKVEESFNLQAMHDLLYHRLNISEYDHHEFPGVVPRTFLGPLFITFLVTPVATVLDFFDVNKFWMQYVVRFALASVIAFAWDKLRVTILRRLGVTVSVWYNLITVTQFHFMFYMSRPLPNIMALPLVLLAINYWLTRNIKLFIVCSGAAIIIFRAELAMLLGLYLLYDLYYSRIKLDTVLKAAIPAGILLVILTVAVDSFFWQRPIWPEAEVFWFNTVLNKSSEWGTSPFLWYLYSALPRAMGFSLVFVPFGLVLETRIRSLVIPAVMFVLLFSMLPHKELRFIIYVFPLFNVAAACACNRIWINRQKTWMNKMLSFVAIGHLAANALLTMFLLLVAGTNYPGGVAISRFHRLASGGTNVSVHIDNLAAQSGVSRFSQINPQWIYSKEENLVPGDEKLHSFDYLLTEARDKYSDEMRLLSQTHEILEFVECFSSIGLQYQSVLPVKIKTKPCIFIMQRRSSVGTDRIRLNFDDILETTTIGVNGILSDPEFPPIEIEGALEGRENDDEEEEEVDDETPPIEDKVEELNEPEQTDESVEDTEAEAEPAVEENRLPKLRKIRHRQWKPILKPTENPKEPSRGREKIKEILKENADVLDVETEREDPQTEKRAKIASYLRKASSSSTLKAAQKIIKEEKLKQLASDLIIGNSELCNSERMSTRECLKKIVDEQYEPGDEENEEFS